DNA sequence from the Candidatus Caldatribacterium sp. genome:
GCTTCAGGCTTCCATATCCCTGTGGGTCCCACCAAAGTCTTTCCCTTCCAGCACGCCATTAATGTCCTTGCAGGAATTACCATCGGTCCATGGTATGGAGCCTTGGCTGCAGGCATTGCGGGAGCGATTCGCATCCTCCTTGGGACGGGAACGGTGTTCGCCTTTCCCGGAGGAATTCCTGGGGTCATATGCGTGGGACTTGCGTACCGTTTCCTTCGAAAAGACCTTGCGGGACTCTTTGAGCCTGTGGGGACTGGTCTTTTCGGAGCAGCACTCAGCGCCTATCTTGTCGCTCCTTTGGT
Encoded proteins:
- the thiW gene encoding energy coupling factor transporter S component ThiW; this translates as MALFLEVETMKRLMYVGLFAALAVVASGFHIPVGPTKVFPFQHAINVLAGITIGPWYGALAAGIAGAIRILLGTGTVFAFPGGIPGVICVGLAYRFLRKDLAGLFEPVGTGLFGAALSAYLVAPLVGKEGTFLFFQTAFLASSIPGSFLGLLLVKALRRISHGELFSQRECSKC